One region of Phragmites australis chromosome 18, lpPhrAust1.1, whole genome shotgun sequence genomic DNA includes:
- the LOC133899523 gene encoding probable polyamine transporter At1g31830 produces MKLRNTAITRANPASLPMGDRVGAKYNSVSEGEERKGGHGIPKVSMLPLVFLIFYEVSGGPFGIEDSVKAAGPLLAIVGFLLFALIWSIPEALITAEMGTMFPENGGYVVWVSSALGPFWGFQQGWAKWLSGVIDNALYPVLFLDYVKSSVPALGGGLPRTLAVLILTVALTYMNYRGLTIVGWVAVFLGVFSLLPFFVMGLIAIPRIEPSRWLQMDLGSVNWGLYLNTLFWNLNYWDSISTLAGEVENPKRTLPRALSYALVLVVGGYLYPLITCTAALPVAREYWSDGYFSDIARILGGFWLHSWIQAAAALSNMGNFVTEMSSDSYQLLGMAERGMLPEFFAKRSRYGTPLIGILFSAFGVILLSWMSFQEIIAAENYLYCFGMILEFIAFIKLRVTHPNASRPYKIPLGTIGTVLMIAPPTLLIVVVMALASFKVMAVSILAMVVGFVLQPCLMYVEKKRWLRFSISADLPDLPDSREAEDDAVPLVF; encoded by the coding sequence AAATTGAGGAACACAGCAATAACACGAGCAAATCCAGCCTCTCTTCCAATGGGGGATCGTGTTGGTGCCAAGTACAACAGTGTCAGTGAGGGCGAAGAGCGTAAGGGAGGTCATGGCATCCCAAAAGTTTCCATGCTCCCCCTTGTCTTCCTCATATTCTATGAAGTTTCTGGGGGTCCCTTTGGGATTGAGGATAGTGTCAAGGCTGCTGGGCCACTGCTAGCAATTGTGGGTTTTCTTCTGTTTGCGCTCATATGGAGCATTCCAGAAGCTCTAATCACTGCTGAGATGGGCACTATGTTCCCAGAGAATGGTGGTTATGTTGTCTGGGTCTCTTCGGCTCTTGGTCCCTTTTGGGGTTTTCAGCAAGGCTGGGCCAAGTGGCTCAGCGGTGTCATTGATAATGCCCTGTATCCAGTCCTCTTTCTGGACTATGTCAAGTCCAGTGTTCCGGCTCTTGGGGGTGGGCTACCAAGGACCCTGGCGGTGCTTATCCTCACAGTCGCACTTACATACATGAATTACAGAGGGCTAACCATAGTTGGCTGGGTGGCAGTCTTTCTTGGGGTGTTCTCTCTCCTCCCATTCTTTGTGATGGGATTGATTGCTATTCCTCGGATTGAACCTTCAAGGTGGCTTCAAATGGACTTGGGGAGCGTGAATTGGGGTTTGTATCTGAATACACTGTTTTGGAACCTCAACTATTGGGATTCAATTAGTACATTGGCTGGAGAAGTCGAGAATCCAAAGAGAACCCTCCCGAGAGCGCTTTCTTATGCTCTAGTTCTAGTAGTGGGGGGATACCTCTACCCGCTGATCACTTGTACAGCAGCACTTCCAGTTGCTCGGGAGTACTGGTCAGATGGGTACTTTTCAGACATTGCAAGAATTCTTGGTGGCTTCTGGTTGCACTCATGGATTCAAGCAGCTGCTGCATTGTCCAACATGGGCAACTTTGTCACTGAAATGAGCAGTGATTCTTACCAGCTTCTCGGAATGGCTGAGCGTGGCATGCTTCCTGAATTTTTTGCCAAGAGGTCACGCTACGGGACCCCACTGATCGGCATCTTGTTCTCCGCCTTTGGTGTGATCCTGCTGTCCTGGATGAGCTTCCAAGAGATCATCGCAGCAGAGAACTATCTCTACTGCTTTGGGATGATTCTGGAATTCATCGCCTTCATCAAGCTAAGGGTGACCCATCCGAACGCCTCCCGGCCTTACAAGATCCCTCTGGGCACCATTGGCACTGTTCTGATGATTGCCCCTCCTACTCTCCTGATAGTGGTGGTGATGGCCCTGGCATCCTTCAAGGTGATGGCTGTCAGCATCCTGGCAATGGTCGTTGGGTTCGTGCTGCAGCCGTGCCTGATGTATGTGGAAAAGAAGCGGTGGCTGAGGTTCTCCATAAGCGCGGACCTGCCTGATTTGCCTGATTCGCGAGAAGCTGAAGATGACGCTGTCCCGCTTGTGTTCTGA